From the Excalfactoria chinensis isolate bCotChi1 chromosome 1, bCotChi1.hap2, whole genome shotgun sequence genome, one window contains:
- the GYG2 gene encoding glycogenin-2 isoform X2: MSVTDQAFVTLATDDVYCQGALVLGQSLRNHTTSRKLAILITPEVSSGMRSVLRSVFDEVTEVDALDSADSVRLALLQRPELGVTFTKLHCWTLTHYSKCVFMDADTLVLCNVDELFDREEFSAAPDSGWPDCFNSGVFVFRPSLKTYNLLLQFAAEHGSFDGGDQGLLNSFFSNWATADIGKHLPFIYNLSSSAVYTYIPAFNHFGRDTKVVHFLGATKPWNYKYNLQTKRVMQDGTTSGSFHQLSFLALWWNIYSASILPLLEKFQKMEESESEEWKHSFSGVEITLKKVDPSVANSLQMPVLPEQAYEAHPTACSSEVLSFKAPVYETEQRGSSIHLSEPDRPSKQLASHPAFQETSELNEAASSVSELSIHLKPEEPNPDDERRKWEEGRMDYMGKDAFEHIKKKLDTFLL; the protein is encoded by the exons ATGTCCG TGACGGATCAGGCCTTTGTGACTCTTGCTACTGATGATGTGTACTGCCAAGGAGCTCTGGTTCTTGGACAGTCATTGAGGAACCATACAACATCTAGAAAACTGGCAATACTGATTACACCAGAGGTTTCCAGTGGAATGAG GTCTGTCCTGCGCAGCGTGTTTGATGAAGTCACTGAGGTGGATGCACTTGACAGTGCTGACTCGGTCCGTTTGGCTCTGTTGCAGAGGCCAGAACTGGGTGTAACCTTCACTAAACTTCACTGCTGGACCCTTACTCATTATAGCAAATGTGTCTTCATGGATGCGGACACCTtg GTGCTTTGCAATGTTGATGAATTGTTTGATCGAGAAGAGTTTTCAGCAGCTCCTGATTCTGGCTGGCCCGACTGCTTTAATAGTGGTGTATTTGTTTTCCGACCTTCTTTAAAAACTTACAACTTACTGCTCCAGTTTGCTGCTGAACATGGCAGCTTTGATG GGGGTGATCAAGGCTTGCTGAATAGCTTCTTCAGCAACTGGGCAACAGCAGACATTGGCAAACACTTACCATTCATCTATAACTTAAGCAGTAGTGCGGTGTACACCTACATTCCTGCTTTCAATCA TTTTGGTAGAGATACCAAAGTTGTTCACTTCCTGGGAGCGACAAAGCCCTGGAACTACAAATACAACCTTCAAACAAAGAGAGTTATGCAAGATGGCACCACCTCTGGATCTTTCCATCAGCTGTCATTTCTTGCCCTTTGGTGGAACATATACAGTGCCAGTATATTGCCTTTGCTAGAAAAATTTCAGAAGATGGAAGAGTCAGAATCTGAGGAATGGAAG CATTCTTTCAGTGGAGTTGAAATTACACTGAAAAAGGTTGATCCTTCTGTGGCCAATTCTTTGCAAATGCCTGTACTTCCAGAGCAGGCATATGAAGCACATCCCACAGCGTGTTCCTCTGAGGTGCTCAGTTTCAAAGCG CCTGTATATGAAACTGAACAACGTGGTTCTAGCATTCATCTCTCTGAACCTGACAGACCTTCCAAGCAACTCGCTTCTCATCCTGCGTTTCAGGAAACCTCTGAGCTG AATGAGGCTGCATCTTCTGTCTCAGAGCTCTCTATTCACCTCAAACCAGAAGAACCAAATCCAGATGATGAACGGAGAAAATGGGAGGAAGGGCGTATGGACTACATGGGAAAAGATGCTTTTGAGCATATCAAAAAGAAATTGGATACATTTTTACTCTAA
- the GYG2 gene encoding glycogenin-2 isoform X3, translating to MSVTDQAFVTLATDDVYCQGALVLGQSLRNHTTSRKLAILITPEVSSGMRSVLRSVFDEVTEVDALDSADSVRLALLQRPELGVTFTKLHCWTLTHYSKCVFMDADTLVLCNVDELFDREEFSAAPDSGWPDCFNSGVFVFRPSLKTYNLLLQFAAEHGSFDGGDQGLLNSFFSNWATADIGKHLPFIYNLSSSAVYTYIPAFNHFGRDTKVVHFLGATKPWNYKYNLQTKRVMQDGTTSGSFHQLSFLALWWNIYSASILPLLEKFQKMEESESEEWKHSFSGVEITLKKVDPSVANSLQMPVLPEQAYEAHPTACSSEVLSFKANEAASSVSELSIHLKPEEPNPDDERRKWEEGRMDYMGKDAFEHIKKKLDTFLL from the exons ATGTCCG TGACGGATCAGGCCTTTGTGACTCTTGCTACTGATGATGTGTACTGCCAAGGAGCTCTGGTTCTTGGACAGTCATTGAGGAACCATACAACATCTAGAAAACTGGCAATACTGATTACACCAGAGGTTTCCAGTGGAATGAG GTCTGTCCTGCGCAGCGTGTTTGATGAAGTCACTGAGGTGGATGCACTTGACAGTGCTGACTCGGTCCGTTTGGCTCTGTTGCAGAGGCCAGAACTGGGTGTAACCTTCACTAAACTTCACTGCTGGACCCTTACTCATTATAGCAAATGTGTCTTCATGGATGCGGACACCTtg GTGCTTTGCAATGTTGATGAATTGTTTGATCGAGAAGAGTTTTCAGCAGCTCCTGATTCTGGCTGGCCCGACTGCTTTAATAGTGGTGTATTTGTTTTCCGACCTTCTTTAAAAACTTACAACTTACTGCTCCAGTTTGCTGCTGAACATGGCAGCTTTGATG GGGGTGATCAAGGCTTGCTGAATAGCTTCTTCAGCAACTGGGCAACAGCAGACATTGGCAAACACTTACCATTCATCTATAACTTAAGCAGTAGTGCGGTGTACACCTACATTCCTGCTTTCAATCA TTTTGGTAGAGATACCAAAGTTGTTCACTTCCTGGGAGCGACAAAGCCCTGGAACTACAAATACAACCTTCAAACAAAGAGAGTTATGCAAGATGGCACCACCTCTGGATCTTTCCATCAGCTGTCATTTCTTGCCCTTTGGTGGAACATATACAGTGCCAGTATATTGCCTTTGCTAGAAAAATTTCAGAAGATGGAAGAGTCAGAATCTGAGGAATGGAAG CATTCTTTCAGTGGAGTTGAAATTACACTGAAAAAGGTTGATCCTTCTGTGGCCAATTCTTTGCAAATGCCTGTACTTCCAGAGCAGGCATATGAAGCACATCCCACAGCGTGTTCCTCTGAGGTGCTCAGTTTCAAAGCG AATGAGGCTGCATCTTCTGTCTCAGAGCTCTCTATTCACCTCAAACCAGAAGAACCAAATCCAGATGATGAACGGAGAAAATGGGAGGAAGGGCGTATGGACTACATGGGAAAAGATGCTTTTGAGCATATCAAAAAGAAATTGGATACATTTTTACTCTAA
- the GYG2 gene encoding glycogenin-2 isoform X1 produces MSVTDQAFVTLATDDVYCQGALVLGQSLRNHTTSRKLAILITPEVSSGMRSVLRSVFDEVTEVDALDSADSVRLALLQRPELGVTFTKLHCWTLTHYSKCVFMDADTLVLCNVDELFDREEFSAAPDSGWPDCFNSGVFVFRPSLKTYNLLLQFAAEHGSFDGGDQGLLNSFFSNWATADIGKHLPFIYNLSSSAVYTYIPAFNHFGRDTKVVHFLGATKPWNYKYNLQTKRVMQDGTTSGSFHQLSFLALWWNIYSASILPLLEKFQKMEESESEEWKHSFSGVEITLKKVDPSVANSLQMPVLPEQAYEAHPTACSSEVLSFKAQPVYETEQRGSSIHLSEPDRPSKQLASHPAFQETSELNEAASSVSELSIHLKPEEPNPDDERRKWEEGRMDYMGKDAFEHIKKKLDTFLL; encoded by the exons ATGTCCG TGACGGATCAGGCCTTTGTGACTCTTGCTACTGATGATGTGTACTGCCAAGGAGCTCTGGTTCTTGGACAGTCATTGAGGAACCATACAACATCTAGAAAACTGGCAATACTGATTACACCAGAGGTTTCCAGTGGAATGAG GTCTGTCCTGCGCAGCGTGTTTGATGAAGTCACTGAGGTGGATGCACTTGACAGTGCTGACTCGGTCCGTTTGGCTCTGTTGCAGAGGCCAGAACTGGGTGTAACCTTCACTAAACTTCACTGCTGGACCCTTACTCATTATAGCAAATGTGTCTTCATGGATGCGGACACCTtg GTGCTTTGCAATGTTGATGAATTGTTTGATCGAGAAGAGTTTTCAGCAGCTCCTGATTCTGGCTGGCCCGACTGCTTTAATAGTGGTGTATTTGTTTTCCGACCTTCTTTAAAAACTTACAACTTACTGCTCCAGTTTGCTGCTGAACATGGCAGCTTTGATG GGGGTGATCAAGGCTTGCTGAATAGCTTCTTCAGCAACTGGGCAACAGCAGACATTGGCAAACACTTACCATTCATCTATAACTTAAGCAGTAGTGCGGTGTACACCTACATTCCTGCTTTCAATCA TTTTGGTAGAGATACCAAAGTTGTTCACTTCCTGGGAGCGACAAAGCCCTGGAACTACAAATACAACCTTCAAACAAAGAGAGTTATGCAAGATGGCACCACCTCTGGATCTTTCCATCAGCTGTCATTTCTTGCCCTTTGGTGGAACATATACAGTGCCAGTATATTGCCTTTGCTAGAAAAATTTCAGAAGATGGAAGAGTCAGAATCTGAGGAATGGAAG CATTCTTTCAGTGGAGTTGAAATTACACTGAAAAAGGTTGATCCTTCTGTGGCCAATTCTTTGCAAATGCCTGTACTTCCAGAGCAGGCATATGAAGCACATCCCACAGCGTGTTCCTCTGAGGTGCTCAGTTTCAAAGCG CAGCCTGTATATGAAACTGAACAACGTGGTTCTAGCATTCATCTCTCTGAACCTGACAGACCTTCCAAGCAACTCGCTTCTCATCCTGCGTTTCAGGAAACCTCTGAGCTG AATGAGGCTGCATCTTCTGTCTCAGAGCTCTCTATTCACCTCAAACCAGAAGAACCAAATCCAGATGATGAACGGAGAAAATGGGAGGAAGGGCGTATGGACTACATGGGAAAAGATGCTTTTGAGCATATCAAAAAGAAATTGGATACATTTTTACTCTAA